The Rhododendron vialii isolate Sample 1 chromosome 3a, ASM3025357v1 nucleotide sequence ACGAAATGGTCATCCCTAATTGTGTACaacaagaatttaaaaaatgtgTGAATTGTGTGTTCTTTGTGGGTGTAAATTGTGTGATATAGGGGATGTGAAATGTGTATAACAGTGTATAACACAGGGTGTGCATTGTCTGTtgccggatcaaaaaaaaatattgtctgCTGCGGGGGATGCAAGTGAATTGTTGTATGAGTGGAAATTGTGTATAACATGGGGCGTACATTGTCTGTCGTAAGAGGTGTGAATAATTGCGTATTTTTTGGGTGTGAGTTTTTTGTTGCATGGGTGTGAATTATTGTGTAAGGGCATGAATTGTATGTTGTAGAGGGGGTGAGTAGTTGCACAAGAGTGTGAAAATTGTGCATGGTTCCTAACTTGAATGCCGCGGGACCATCGCATGAGCTTTCAATAGATATTCTTACCAACCAAGGAACGTAATGGCAAGTGGAGTGCAGTGCAGTTAGTACTTTCCTTATGCTTGTATGAACATGAGTAGGATTCAATTCTCGTAAGCACTCATTACTTTTCTCAAGTCTCCTAGGATAGAGTAAATTAGAAGTAACGaatgactaaaaaaaaagaaaggtatgTAGTGActattaattttttagtttgattaTTAGGGTGTTTGGGTCAACTTACGCAGACCTCGACTAATCTTCTCTCCGGTCCAGTTAAAAGTATGTCATTCGCGATGGAAATATGGGATTCAcagaaaattactccctccgttcaaCTTTAAATGTCCTCTACGAGAATTCGTGTAATTtcgaatcccaaaaaaaaaacatatttccacatattatcttttttttaattttcttgcaccaaattaaaataattttttgggtttaaaaatGCATGAATTTTTGTAGGAGACATTTTGAATGAAACGGAGAAAATACTTTTATTTGGAAATCAAATCCACCAACCAACCGAACTAACCATTCCGAATGTAGTGGTTAGTACATTGTTGTTCACGTGGCTAATAACCCGGCCAGCCATTAATTGCGCCACGAAAGCAAGgaacaaacaaacagaaaacaaaactgTTCATATACCTAGGACGATAACATTTTGATGATTAGATAAATCAATCCAGTGGAAcctattttttgtatttgaaaaTAGTTGAACTTCTAGgcaataaattttatattttttgaacccTGCTCTAGAAACAGACCATAGCCACCGACTGGCAAGCGAGGCCCATTTTGAGTCAGACACAGATGATCTGAAcggttcaataatttaaaaaaaaatttgaatagacccgtaaaaaattagctcaatccaatacatTTTGTTGAGTACTCCCTTtgtccctcttttttttttttgataaaacgTAATATAAAACTATCAACTCTCACTTATTTTGAATTAaaatgacttcttctttttttttaatcatttggaAGAGTTGTTTcaataaaaaagaacaaaatttatTAGTATCCCTTCATGTTTTAATTCGTTGAAAGAATAGTATTGCGTCAATAATAAAGAACGGGTACAAAGAACACTACCAATTcaaaaatacattaaaaaaaaccgGAAGGAGACCATGTTGGACTTTACCACAAGGCCAAAGATTTTAGGAGTTCTTTCAGGCCGCCTCCGTTTTGTCATTAGACACCCGTCCAACCCCACTGTATGTCAATTCCATTACACCTAACTTGTTTTAAATAAACTATCGAAAATACCCCTGAAAGAGTATTTGCGGCTGCCTCTTCAACCTGATCTTCAAAATTCTCTTCACAGTATGTCCGTGTCCACTACAAGGAATAATACATTTGCCGGCGCTTGAATAAcgtccccccctctctctctctctcgacctcCATCATGAGTTGTTGAACCTGGGCCGTGATGGCACCGCCTTCTTCTCGCTGGTGCCAGAGTCCAACGCCGCACCGGACTCGGCTGTATCTGATCCGTCAGCAACTCAAGTCGATGGGCCCGCCGCCAGAGATAGGGGGCAACGTTCGAAACACGCTTACGGATCCGAAGAACAGTGACAGAATGAAGATTTTTGTGGCGATCGTGGTCGTCGTCGCTCTGATTTATGCAAGCATCGGTCCAAGTCGACCATGGTCGGAGATTTAGCAGCAGGATTGATCATCCGGAGAAGCTTTACAAGACTGATCAGATCACGGCCGAGATGAAAAACAGTGTGCTAAAGACTAAAGTTGTGCCGCCGAAGGTGAAGGAAGAGGAGAGGTCTGACATGTATCATGTCAAAGTCTTGTTTCctgtcagttttttttttttttttggtgtttaattGGACTCGCGGGGTTCTTGCGttcaatttttagaaattaaattGCTTTCTGTGTTATGGTTTCTGTGATTGCTTTATCTTTTCATTTGGTATCAATCCACCTAGCAACAGTGAGGGTAATTTGCGGGGTGAATTGTGTGGATgtggtttgaaaatgtgaattgTGCAGATGTTGTGTTAATTTTGTAAAGTAGTGTGAATTCTAGAGGTTGAATAGTGTAGATGGGGTGTGAGTTCTGCAAAGTTGTTTGAATAGTGCAAACATTATGTGAATTCTGTGGGCATGAATTCTTTGTGGATATGAACTCTGCAAAAGGGTGTAAATATATACTCCCAAAAATTCACACCCTACTATTTGTGGtcctagaattttttttttgggtgtgaattttgggaGAATAATGCaaatggggtgtgaattctgcaaaaggTGTGTACTATGCTCgaattcacacccctaaaaTTCACAATTTTAAGAATTCACTCACCTCTTTTGGTGTAAATTtttgagggtgtgaattcttggggatATGAATTCTTGAGAGTGTGAATTCTTAGAGATGTGAATTCTGAGAGATGTGAATTcttaggggtgtgaattctgggaAGTGTGTGTGAATttttgggggtgtgaattcttgagaGTGTGAATTCttagaggtgtgaattctgtaaaaaggtgtgaattcttaggggtgtgaattcttggggtatGAAAAGTGATAGgagaaaaatagtaaaagcatcttTAAAAATGATCTAGATGAGATACACTTTAAAAAAGGATTTGCATGGAACCCCATGTAAAATTTGGGGCCGGCTAGGAATTTCCTGAAGATTTTAAAATACGGTCTTACTATTATCAGCCCACTGGGTTGACAATAAGTATACTAGAATACAAtgaaaatacatatttaatttgtgtactttttacacTATGTAATGCACATccacacacttattattgtcagcccattgggctgattttagaattttccatctCAAACATTTTCCTGATTAACATTGGGTGGTTCGGGTTCCACAACCCACTTGTTAACTCGTTCTTGGGCAACGGATAcctgcagaaaaaaaaaaaagaaaagatttcgTCTCTTTACTTCAGAAAAATCCATCTCAGAAAGTGAAATATATTTGCCAATAAATTTGACATGAATCTAagaaaaattctgaaaaactaacaaaaatatcaaaacaaataGTTTGGGCCAAAGTGCTCCTAAGGACTTGATCCACTCGCACTTGTCTTGAAAAACCTGAAAATACAtattttgtgtactttttacaccatttaatgcacattcacacacttattattgtcagccaattgggctgattttaaaattttcctttaaaatatcATCTCAAACATTTTCCTGATTAACACTGGGTGGTTCAGGTTCCACAACCCACTTGTTAACTCGTTCCTGGGCAATGGATACCtgcaggaaaagaaaaagaaaaagatttcgTCTCTTTAGTTTGGAAAAATCCATCTCAGAAAGTGAAATATATTTGCCAAAAAATTTGACATGAATCTAagaaaaattctgaaaaactaacaaaaatatcaaaacaatAGTTTAGGCCAAAGTGCCCCTAAGGACTTGATCCACTCGCACTTGTCTTGAAAAACCTGAAAGGTCGTAATTTTGACCATCTTCTGTTTTTCCAAAGTAAAGATGAGTTGATAAAGTACGTAGACATAATTCATCAAGTAGTTTAGGTAAAACGGAGTCTTATAAAATAGACGGCTCAAATCATCCAGAACCAGAATGAATTCAAATTATCCAAAAACCCGGGATGGAATTCACATTCCTGGACTGCATGATGCGGTTCAGATCATCAGCTGCCAACCAGTTGAGTTCAATCGAGACAAAAGCACTGGTGATCGggcaaatgagagagagagagagagagagagagagagagagagagagagagagagagagagagagagagagagagcgctttgTAAGTGCAAGAACCAAGTGTACCTGTTTATCCCAATCAGTTTTGCAAGTGATTATGAGGAGCACAACAGTTTGAACGAATGTCCCGAGCAGCATTCCAATCCACACTCCCTATCGATGTTAGAAGGAAGAAATTGAGATTTGTgagaaactagagggacgattCGTGTAATTTACCCTTAATCCattgaagaaagaaacaatCCAATAAAACCTAACTTAATCCCTTGCACCTATAATAATAGTTGTGCATTGGTTGTTTCGCGTCCATAGTTATTTTTCCTTTGAGTTTTCGAGTTCTTTACGATGATCCAATCGTGGCCGATTTCAGTATAACTTCGCTCTTAAACTGAAGAATTATTTGGAGGCTTATGCGAACTCGGGCCGTAAACTTGTTTCTAAAAATAAGACCAAATATTTATACTACGCAGGGAATCGAGGAATAAAATTACTCACTTTGACTTGGAAATCGAATACGTAACCGAGTACTGCTCCCACAGGAACCCCTAATAGGTAATAGCTTCCGAGGTTAACAAAAGCCACAATGCTCTGCCAGCCAGCTCCAACAGCAACGCCTGCACAAGGAAAATGAAAGTTGTACCGATCATTCATGAACGACTAAATCCCGAGTAGCCAGCCCTAACAACTACTCGGGATTCGACCCAGAAATCATTAATGTATGATGTAGATTCAAATCCGATGTAGCTAGTGCGAGGGAATGTGGTCCAAGAATTTCTGATTCTAGGTACATTTCCCCGAGAAACTAAAGTACCTTATGTTTGTTAACGTGCACCTTCTTTTCATCCGGGTAATACAGTTTCCTCATATCAATTCGATTTGTTACACAACCATCGGGTCCATCGACTAGACCTAGAATCTCACAGGATAACGTGTTGCTGTAACAAATCGGGTTCATCAACTAGACCTAGAATCTCACAGGACAACGTGTTGCTGTAACAAATCGGGTCCATCAACTAGACCTTGAATCTCACAAGACAACGTGTTGTGGTAACAAATCGGGTCCATCAACTAGACCTCGAATCTCACAGGACAACGTGTTGCTACACGACCAGTGGACCAATGGCCAAGGCCTAGATACAATCATGGGTGGAGTCCCCCTTCATATAGCTATGTACTAGGAAGTAAATCAGAAGGGAGAAGCTTACCAGAAAGGACTGGTTGAACACTGTTCAAAAGAATGGACCAGGCCAAAAGATCTGATAAACTTTCGACTGCAGCAACCACCTCAGTGTTCTCTGTGAATATGTAAGCTATGCTCCCCCGAAAGATCAGGCACAATACAAACAACACGACTCCGATGAGAAATGATGTTAGCACTGTATTCACAATTGCGAATTTCGCAGCTTTTGAGCTCCTTCTTCCAAGCTCATTCGAGACCCGTACGCTACAAGTTTccaaagacccaaaaaaaaaaaaaaaaaaccacacgAGAATACACGTAAAATGCACATGTCAAGAGGTATGAGATACGCATCAAGTGCCAAATTTACACATGACCACTAAAATTACCTAGCTGCAGCCAAGAAACCAAGAGATATCATCATTTCCCAGCCATTAATATTGAGGCTGCAAAAAAGAACATATACATGTGATCGATCGGTTGGATGATAAAAGTTGTAACAAAAATTCAGTGAGGGAAAAGGGTGGCAAAAGAGAGTTACCAAATAGAGAGAGCATCTATGGCAACCTCAGCGTTCGCCATGTTTCCTGTTAGAAGAATCAGTACCGTGTTGTACCAGAGTTCGAGACTGTCGAGGAAATGACATTGTTCAGATGGAGGAAACCCCTTTTTCAGCCGAAGGAAGCAACATAACAACAAATTACTCTGTAGAACAGTTTTCTTAACCAAAATAGAACTATAGTGAATAGGTTGAACGAGTGGTAATTGAGTTCTTTCACATTTTACTTGGTTTTCTGTTTGGTGCAATGGTGACAAATTATCTTCCTTGTGCCACCAAACCAGAATAATACAATAAAAGTTGGTGTTTGATTAGTATGCCTAGTTTAGTACTAGTTCCTATGAATATAGGGTTATATTTGGCTCAGATACAACATCTGACATTATACGCACAAAGTGGCAGACTACTCGGTGCTTTCACATTAACTTGCAATGGATGAAAGAAGACTTAGCTTACCAAAGCATGACACCCGATGATAGAGAGAGCTTGATGACTGGCCATAGATCCTTGAAAGCCAACGACGAGAAACCCTTCCATGTTTCTCGGCACCCTCCACACATAATGAAAGCAAGCTGGCCGACGTTCGGAAGCCAATACGCCACAATTAAAGATACCATTACCCCAGGAATTCCAAGCTTGTACCTCACCACCAACAGCCACGAGAGGAATAGCTGGAGCGCAAGCGCAAATGCTGCCAAGTACGTGATAagtttgttcttgctttgtgcctGCAGGAACATTTGGCAGGTGAAGCATGGAATGAAGGAGAAAATCGCGGGGATTAACCAGAGAGAGATTGTTCCGGCCACTTCCGCAATAACTGCATCTTGGCCTAGAGCTTCCAAAATCGGGGTCGTAAACAAGAATAAGGGGAGTAGGAAAAGGGAGGTTATGGACAAGACAATCCATGATCTTTGAAGATATACACCAAGCATGTGGTATTGGTTTGCACCGTATGCTTGCCCACACAGAGTCTCTAATGCACTAGCCATTCCCAGCTGCACAATCAAGAATCAAATTTAAGgggaaaattatgattttttcgtTCCCttttggcacacaaaaaaaatgaaaaagaagaaaccagaggcatttttcaattttaccaTACAATTGCAAGTTCCATATCCGATATTATGCAAATTGACCTTTCACTTGCAGACTCGTTCATGGAAAATTCCTTAACTGAGAATATAATGCAACCATTTAAGGTATCAAACCAATTCTGCTACCAACTATGAAGCATGTGTACTAATGAAGGTTTTATAAGGTTCTGCCTCAAAAACTTCATTTTGGTTCTCTTCAAATTTCGCACATCGTTGGCATACAGCGAATACCAAATCATTCTACAAAACGGAACTCGTACAACttgaagaaattggtaatgTAACAATAAGTTTCGAAGAGTCTACCGGGGGATACACTGTTGGGTCCGGCGTGCttccatggatttggttacacaatacTACTCCATGCGATCGTTCTAAAAATAGACTTACAGGTGCAATGTCGAATGTCATAGAAGgcttaattgaaacccttcctaACACCAATTGAGACCCGAGGGCTCTGCTGCCCGAGGGGCACAGGAGCCCCTACCCACACTCTCCAAACGCTGCCATtttgattaaataaaaaatctcaaccaccaatttgcaatcttatggagcagaaacgtgattataagaggcTTAgagacaaattttgattatgtctctttagaataatatgatcagaatagtacgatcttcacacccgttcaaacagattaaaaattggaccacttaattttttaaccatattttttaatatataaacggcctcaaaaaattagtgctcaaattttcactccatttgaatcggtgcatAGTTCTtattattcttatcatattattctaaagggtcgtaattcatttttatcttcaGGGCTCTCATATTAAGTATATATTCTTTATTAGGACCCTATGGAGCATAAGTGTGATTATGtgagccctagagataaaaataaattacgactctttagaataatatgataagaataacaagatctttgcaccgattcaatcggagtgaaaatttgagcactaattttttgagaccgtttatatattaaaaaatatggttaaaaaattaagtggtccaatttttaatttgtttgaacgggtgtgaagatcttactattctgatcatattattctaaagagacataatcaaattttgtctctaaggctctcataatcacgtttctgcttcataggattgcaaattggtggttgagattttttatttaatcaaaACGGCAGCGTTTGCAGAGTATGGGTAGGGGCTCCTTTGCAGAGTGTGGATAGGGGCTCCTGTGCCCCtcgggcagcagagccccggatcccaccaattggttttatgaGAGATGGTGGAAAGGCGGCCCAACACACACTATGACATTCCAAGCTTCGAATCGCAAAGTGAGGTAAGCATCTCCAACCTTCAAAATGAATGATAAATGTGACATATTGGaggaagattttgtaatttattacATTATGAGAGAATCTAGAAGGAATCTATCTTACGTTTTAGAAATTTTGTCTTCAAAATGGGATTAGAATCTCTATATTTGAAGAACCAAAGGCAATTTGAACAcccaaatatttaaaaaatacgaTAGGTCCCTCctaaattctttcaaaaagtgtaaaaagtaaaaaaaaattacaaattttttttccaatatatcACATTCAttctttattttgaaattttagagaTGAATTGGAGATGTTCTGTAAAGTGCACTTTTGAATGAACAAGAGAGATGGGCAACGAGGCTTTTAGAAACATACCAGGATGCCATTAGAAAACCTGACGATGACAGTTGTAACAAGAGCATAGGCAGCAAGCTCTGTCGACCCAATGTGCCCCATAAATGCCTGTCCGATGACCTGAGTTCCGAAATTCGAAAACCTTGTGAATATAGCCGGGCCGGCGACCACCCACATTTTCTTTGCCTCAACCCATAACTTGTCCTTGagtttctcttcttcttctggtcCTTTGCCATTTGTTAATAGGTTCTCAGTGATTTCGTTCCCCATTTTGTTCAACTATGCTCagctcctcttcttcttctgctgctgctgctgccaaTAAATACTgcagaaagaaaacaagagcTAGGGATATATGTATACAAAACTAGCACAACCCAAGGAAGGAAGCCTACTGTTCTATCCTTTTGTATCTTCCTGTACCTTGCTAAGGTTTTAAATAGGTTTAGGTTTTAAATAGCCTGCCACAGATTCATTTTAAATTTGCGGTATTGGATCTCAGACTCTCAGTCTAGGAAAATGGATTCTCTCCGGTTCAAAGATTCGGACTAGACAAGATAGTCCATGTATAGACCGTTTATTTCTGCAATTAATGATTGAGATTTGTTTAAAAACTCTTTCATGAAAAAGTTAACTCTTActtggaagagtttttgaaCAATTTTGAACTATTGATTATGCCAATGGATGGTCCCGATCTAAACTGTCTCGTCCAGTCCAAACCACAAACCATTCAACTGGTGAGGATCCAGACCCAAAATACAGTGATACTTTACGGGATGTCTGATAGTGAACTTTGTTCACTTGCAAGATTCTCAATAAATTTCAATATCTATCTTTCTCCATTTTGATTAAATGAGTAATTATACAATAGTCTGAGAGTACCGTCATGTGGTACTCCGGACaactttacaaccacacattcctTTGGGATTCATACACTTAACGGTAGATTCCATAGAAATGTATGATAATTGTAAAGTAATCCAGAGCAACACGTGGCTATACTCACGGAGTACTATTATATAATTTCGTTGATTAAATATCCTTAAAATACTTTATCCCAATGCATTTATctttaaaaatgagtttttagaaTTCTATGGTCTACACTTTCTTTTTCAAGACAAATACGTAGTATATTTGAATAAAGTAAATAACGTCCGATCATCGCATTCACGTGGGAATCACTCATCCGTGCATGGTGCAATACATGTAGGCCCTCACGTGAATGTGACTATGAATACGTACTATCAATGCGCGTGGATCCCATATATAAATGTAAGCATATATTCTTTCcgttccaatttatttgtcatttttgaaaatttgtgctatttttcaattaattatatcttgtaatttataatgttttaggtgattttgaaaacattgaattatagaacaaatcgagatctatcaaataagattcatattggatataaaattcattaccactttaaagatataactagttttttaatccagttagaatagaactgggacaagtaaattggaacggagggagtagtacatagttttacctttcttttttttgttttttttgaactggtCAATATCATATATCAAAACTGTAGAAATTATCAGAAGGTAAAGGAATGAATCAAAGCTACCCAAGTCTAGACACAGGCACCTGCTACAAGTGCAGACCCGACAAAACGTCGGTTCATAAGAACCAATTACGAAAAAGGTAATAGAGAATCCACAAGTACACTCAGTTCAAATCTTAGAAAGCACATATACAATTTAGAGCACGAATCTGCCATCCTAAAGAGCCACACCGCCGTGTTCAGGACCTGTCGATCTGACACACAGACTCGCAACCACAAATACAGGACACTACTCCAAGATAAGCCCCTACTGACATGGAGAGCTGTTGCCGCTACACGCAAAGCATCAAGAAGCAACAGCCCCACCAACCAGTCCTCGCGGCCACGGCGTCACTTTTAGTACTCTTCCGTTTGAACTGAGAGGTGGAAAAGACAGATAGCTTTGTACGGCGTAAATTTAGTAGTAGAATTTTAGGTAGAAATAGTTAATGCATGTATTAACAGCTATTTTAGTACTAATAATCACAGACGAGTTGCCGATTAAACTTAAATTACGTCAAAATTAGATTCTGTcgaaccccacaaaaatgtgtaTTTGAGAAGAGGTTTACAACCATACGTGACGTTGCCTAGAGCCATAGAGTAATTTTTCAACTCGCGCGGGGTTTGTGCCGCACGGGGAACGGTGCAGTTTGGTGCAGCCACATGGCCTGGAAAGCTGCAACATCTTTTATGCTTGTTTCTTGAAAGAAAACGAATCCCATTCTTGTAGGAgtatttattactccctccatctctaaatatttggcacttttgggagttctaatttttaagaaagaaatattattgtattgtacaaaaattaagtgtccaatcttacccttctagtgtactttgaaaagtacttgaaaatttgaatttgaaattttatgcccaaaagaaaagggtaacatGGGAAGTTtaccatattttgcttttgacttttcaaaatggacaaattatatgggagaataaaaaacatgaaattgccaaacatttagggacggagggagtatttacaCGAGCAGTCCTGCTACGGAAATCGAGGTGCACAGACGGCCTTCCGGGCTGATATGTGTAGATGTTCAatttaatctttcattttttcgttCAGATTTCAAATCcgtaaaaaaatagaaaattggatcgaacacctacacatatcggattgagcagATTTTTCACAGgcctattcaaatttttttttaaaattattgaacaatttAGATCATCCATACGGAGCCCAAAGTGAACCCGTGGCCGTCGGCTTCCCTAGCTTTTTCGTTACACGAGCAGGTGAAGCACAAAGTCATTAATCCACTAATGCTAGGATCCCATAAAGTATCTCACAGGAGAATTAATCTACCACCACACCCATGTGTTTTTGCGAGACGATATATATCAATGGGAGTTAGCGAAATGTTAGTATATTAGTTAACGACGAGCTTAATTAGAGGCTATTCATAGCCCTGAAAACCCCAAATTTGCTCTCCGTTGGACTTGAACCTTAGTCACCCATGTTTATATGCATATTTACGTGAGTGTTTGAAGTTCCACACAGCGCTTGTTTGGGACCCGTGAGTCCAAGATTGTGACGAATTTTTATGAATTGAGGATTAATTATGATCTCTTGAATCTCCAACTTCTTCATTGCCTCTCTTGATCTCTAATCTTGTTTTCTCTCATTATCTCTAATTCATTATCTTATTGATCTCTTTTTTCTCATTGTGTTCTTCTAAAAAGGAAGAGATTTAAGTATggaggaagggaaaaaaaaaagatgcatcAAACTTATTGATGCACCCACCACACTGGATTATTTATCCAGGGTGGAGATCGGAGAGTTTGGAGACTGCGCAagtaagagcatccgcatttAACTCCTTGAAATTTCGTGTGTTACATGACAAAAAGTGATAAGAGTAGGGTTCAAAAATTATGCGTTAGAGAGTTATTGGGTAAAGAATGAAAAAGTGACACATTTGACATTGTTAGtggagtatatttttaaaatggtgtttaaagtgtaaaaaaaatactatatatatatatatatatatatatatatatatttatttatttatttataaaaaaagtaCTACTACAAAAATTGCCATCCACCCGTCCCTTTTCTCTTGCTCCTCCTGACATTATTCTGGCgcctctctctctta carries:
- the LOC131319494 gene encoding protein DETOXIFICATION 21-like, which codes for MGNEITENLLTNGKGPEEEEKLKDKLWVEAKKMWVVAGPAIFTRFSNFGTQVIGQAFMGHIGSTELAAYALVTTVIVRFSNGILLGMASALETLCGQAYGANQYHMLGVYLQRSWIVLSITSLFLLPLFLFTTPILEALGQDAVIAEVAGTISLWLIPAIFSFIPCFTCQMFLQAQSKNKLITYLAAFALALQLFLSWLLVVRYKLGIPGVMVSLIVAYWLPNVGQLAFIMCGGCRETWKGFSSLAFKDLWPVIKLSLSSGVMLCLELWYNTVLILLTGNMANAEVAIDALSICLNINGWEMMISLGFLAAASVRVSNELGRRSSKAAKFAIVNTVLTSFLIGVVLFVLCLIFRGSIAYIFTENTEVVAAVESLSDLLAWSILLNSVQPVLSGVAVGAGWQSIVAFVNLGSYYLLGVPVGAVLGYVFDFQVKGVWIGMLLGTFVQTVVLLIITCKTDWDKQVSIAQERVNKWVVEPEPPSVNQENV